Sequence from the Curtobacterium sp. MCLR17_007 genome:
ACGACCGGCACGCAACGCCCGAGTCCCCCGCCATCCGGGGCGCCGACCCGCTCATCGTGCTGGTCCCCGGCGTCGGGATGTTCTCGTACGGCAAGGACGCCCAGACCGCCCGCGTCGCCGGCGAGTTCTTCGTGAACGCGATCAACGTCATGCGCGGCGCGGAATCGCTCAGCACCTACGCCCCGATCGACGAGGCCGAGAAGTTCCGCATCGAGTACTGGGCCCTCGAAGAAGCGAAGCTCCAGCGGATGCCCGCGCCGAAGAAGCTCGCGACCCGCATCGCCCTGGTGACGGGTGCCGCGAGCGGGATCGGCAAGGCGATCGCGACCCGTCTGGCCGCCGAGGGCGCCGCGGTCGTCATCGCGGACCTCGACCCGCAGAAGGCGCAGGACGCGGCAGCCGAGATCGGCGGGCCCGACCAGGCGATCGGCGTCGCGGCAGACGTCACGAGCGCCGACGACATCGACCGCGCGATCCAGCAGACGCTGCTGCACTTCGGCGGACTCGACCTGGTCGTCAACAACGCCGGACTCTCCCTGTCGAAGTCCCTGCTCGAGACCACCGAGCAGGACTGGGACCTGCAGCACGACGTGATGGCGAAGGGCTCGTTCCTGGTGTCGAAGGCCGCCGCGAAGGTCCTCATCGAGCAGAGCCTCGGCGGCGACATCGTGTACATCTCGAGCAAGAACTCCGTGTTCGCGGGCCCGAACAACATCGCGTACTCCGCCACGAAGGCCGACCAGGCGCACCAGGTCCGGCTGCTGGCGGCCGAACTCGGTGGCCACGGCATCCGCGTCAACGGCATCAACCCCGACGGCGTCGTCCGTGGCTCCGGCATCTTCGCCAGTGGCTGGGGAGCGAACCGCGCGAAGACGTACGGCATCGACGAGCAGGACCTCGGCGCGTTCTACGCCCAGCGCACGATCCTGAAGCGCGAGGTCGTGCCCGAGAACGTCGCCAACGCGGTGTTCGCGATCTGCACGGACGACTTCTCGCACACCACGGGCCTGCACGTGCCGGTCGACGCCGGCGTCGCCGCCGCGTTCCTGAGGTAGCCGGATGGCCAGCAGCGGCAGCGTGGCCGCGGTCGACCTCGGGGCCACCAGCGGCCGGGTGATCGTCGGCCACGTCGACGCCGACGGCGTACGGACGGACCACGTCGCGCGCTTCCCGAACGGCCCGGTGGCGATCCACGAGCGCGGACGTCAGGCACTGCACTGGGACGCCGTCGAGCTGTACCGGCAGGTCCTCGACGGGCTGCGCACGGCGTTCCGCCAGCACGCCGACATCGCCAGCATCGGCATCGACTCGTGGGCCGTCGACTACGGGCTGCTGCGCGAGGGTCGCCTGCTCGGCCTGCCGTACCACTACCGCGACGAGCGGCACGAACAGGGCGTCGCTGCCGTGCACGCCCGGGTCGACGCGGCGGCCCTGTACGCCCGCAACGGTCTGCAGCACCTGCCGTTCAACACGCTCTTCCAGTTCGCTGCCGACCCGTCGCTCGCCCTGGCGGACCGCGCGCTGCTGGTCCCTGACCTGCTCGGGTACTGGCTCACCGGCGTCGAGGCGGCCGAGCGCACCAACGCGTCGACCACCGGGCTGTTGCACGCGACCACACGCGGATGGGACCCGACGCTGCGGGCTGCCGCGGGCCTCCCGTCCGGGCTGCTGCCGGCGCTCCGCGACCCGGGCGACCAGCTCGGTCCGGTGCTCCCCGAGCTGCTCGCGACGTCGGCACCGGTCACCCTGGTCGGTTCACACGACACGGCGAGTGCCGTGGTCGCCGTGCCGGCCACCGAACCGGACTTCGCCTACGTCTCGTCCGGCACGTGGTCGCTCGTCGGCGTCGAGCTCGACGCGCCGGTGCTCACCGACGCCGCACGGCTGGCGAACTGCACCAACGAGGGCGGGGTCGACGGCCGTGTCCGCTTCCTGAAGAACGTGTCCGGACTGTGGCTGCTCTCGGAGAGCGTGCGCACCTGGGAGCACGGTGGCGACCGGGTCGACCTGGAGGCCCTGCTCGCCGCCGCAGCGGCCGTCACCGCACCCGTGCCGGTGTTCGACGTCGCCGACGACGCGTTCACCCCACCCGGGGACATGCCGGCGCGCATCGCCGCCTGGTGCGACGCGCGTGGGCTGCGCGCACCGGCGTCGCCGGCGGAGTTCGTACGCTCGATCCTCGAGTCACTCGCCGCGGCCTACGCCGAGACGCTCGAGACGATCGGGACCCTCACGAGCAAGGACATCCGACAGGTGCACATCGTCGGCGGCGGATCGCAGAACCGGCTGCTGTGCCAACTGACTGCCGACCGGACGGGACTGCCCGTGCTCGCCGGGCCCGTCGAGGCCACCGCCCTGGGCAACATCCTGGTGCAGGTGCGGGCAGCGGGACTCGCCGGGCTCGGAGGAGCCTCGCTCGAAGCGCTCCGTCAACTGGTCGCCCGCACCGTCGAGCCCGTCCGCTACACCCCGAGCACGAACCGGACCACCCATCGACCGACCCCGAGACGTAGGATGTCTGTATGACCTCGACCGACGACCAGCACCGCGTCGACCCCGCCACGGGAGCCCCGGCAGCAACTCCGGGGACGCCGTCCGCGCGGCGCACCCCGATGAAGCGGCAGCTGCCGACGGTGCGCGACCTGGCGCCGCTGATGCAGTTCAAGAAGCCCGACCTGAACGCCCGCCGCCGTCGCCTCGAGTCGGCGCTGACGATCTGGGACCTGCGGGACATCGCCGCCCGGCGCACACCGAGGGCCGCGTTCGACTACACCGAGGGCGCTGCCGAGGCGGAGATCTCCTTGGCCCGAGCCCGCCAGGCATTCGAGGACATCGAGTTCACGCCCGCGATCCTCCGCGACGTGTCGACGGTTGCGACGAACCGCGAGGTCCTCGGCCAGCAGGTCGCCTACCCGTTCGGCATCGCCCCGACCGGCTTCACGCGCATGATGCAGACCGAGGGCGAGCGGGCCGGCGCACGAGCCGCGGGACGCGCGGGGATCCCGTTCTCCCTGTCCACGATGGGCACCACGGCGATCGAGGACGTCCGCGACGCGAACCCGCATGGGCGCAACTGGTTCCAGCTGTACATGTGGAAGGACCGCGAGAAGTCGATGGCGCTGGTCTCCCGTGCCGAGGCCGCCGGGTTCGACACGCTCCTGGTCACCGTGGACGTCCCCGTCGCGGGCGCTCGGCTGCGCGACAAGCGGAACGGGTTCTCGATCCCGCCGCAGCTCGGGGTGAAGACGATCGTCAACGCGATCCCGCGCCCGTGGTGGTGGTTCGACTTCCTGACCACCGAACCCCTGGCGTTCGCGTCCCTCGACCGGTGGTCCGGCACGGTCGGTGAGCTCCTCGACCACATGTTCGACCCGACCGTCACCTACGAGGACCTGGCGTGGATCCGGTCGCAGTGGAAGGGCAAGGTCGTCGTCAAGGGCGTGCAGTCCCTGGCCGACGCCAAGCGCCTGGCCGACCTGGGCGTCGACGGCATCACGCTGTCGAACCACGGCGGCCGGCAGCTCGACCGCGCTCCCGTCCCTTTCCACCTGCTGCCCTCGGTCGTGCGCGAGGTCGGCAAGGACACCGAGGTGCACCTGGACACGGGCATCATGTCCGGCGCCGACATCGTCGCCGCGGTCGCGCTGGGTGCCAAGTTCACGATGGTCGGCCGGGCGTACCTGTACGGGCTGATGGCGGGCGGCGAAGCGGGCGTCGACCGGATGATCCAGATCCTGTCCGAGCAGATCGAACGCACCATGCGGCTGCTCGGAGTCGCCTCGCTCGACGAGCTCGAGCCCCGCCACGTCACGCAGCTCGCGCGCCTGGCGCCCATCCCCCGCCCGTAGCCCGAGCCGAGCCGAGCCGAGCCCAGCCGCCCCGACGGCGACGCCCCGTCGTGCGCGATGCGGCAGCGCCTCGGCGACCCCCAGCGTGCACGCCCCGGCGACCAGTAGGGTCGGCGCGACCAGTCGGGTCGGCGCCACCAGTCAGGTCGGCGCGATGAGAAGGGGGCTCCATGGCCGGGGCGAGCATCAGCGTGCAGGACTTCGTGATGCGGTTCGGCGACCGCGCGGTGGTCGACCGTCTGTCGTTCGAGGTCGCCCCCGGTGAGACCTTCGGGCTGCTCGGCAGCAACGGGTCGGGCAAGACGACGACGATCCGCGCGCTGCTCGGCATCACCGCCCCCACTGCGGGCACCCTGACGATCGACGGTCGCCCCTACCGCCCGGCGACCGGCGGCATCGGGTACCTGCCCGAGGAGCGCGGGCTCTACCGCAAGGAATCGGTGATCGACGTCATGACCTACTTCGCGGCGCTGCGCGGCATGCCCCGGTCAGCGGCCACGAGCTGGTCGATGGACTACCTGGCCCGCGTCGGCCTGGGCGACAAGGCGAAGCTGCGCGTCGACAAGCTCTCCGGCGGACAGCAGCAGAAGGTGCAGCTCGGGATCACGATCATGGACCGGCCACGCCTGCTCATCCTCGACGAGCCGACCAAGGGCCTCGACCCGGTCAACCGTCGACTCCTGCTCGACCTGGTCGACGAGCGCAAGGCCGACGGCGCGACGGTCGTCCTCGTCACCCACCACATGGACGAGGTCGAGCGACTGTGCGACCGGATCCTGCTGCTCAAGGACGGGACCGCCGCCGCGTACGGCACGATCCCGGACGTGCAGGACCGCTTCGGCGGCGCCGTCGCCAAGGTCGGGCTCGACGGCGCGGTCCCGCGCTCGCCCCTGTACAAGCTCGCCCGGCACGAGGGCCACGTCGCCTACCTGGTTCCGTCGACCACGGCCGAGGCGGACGGGTCCGACATCCTGGCGTCGCTCGTCACGGCCGGTGTGCACGTCACGGGCTTCGAGATGCGCCGGATCCCGCTCGACGAGATCTTCGTGCAGGTGTACGGCCACGACGCCGGTGCGGACGAGGCAGCGAGCACCACCACGACCGGAGGGGCACGATGAGCCGCCTGGGCACCGTCGTCCGCTTCGAGTTCGTCCGCGCGGTCAAGAAGCCGGCGTTCTGGATCGGCACGCTCGCGCTGCCGCTCGTCATCGTCGTCGTCTCCCTGCTGGTCGGGGTCGGGCAGAGCGCCGGGTCGGACTCGGTGCTGTCGAGCTCGTCGGCGACGAAGACCCCGTTCCACTACGTCGACCGCTCCGGCCTGGTGTCGCCGTCGGTCGCGGCACGGTGGGGCGGGACACCGTCGACGGACGAGTCCGGCGACCGGGCAGACGTGGTCGCCGGGCGGCTCGACGCCCTGATCGTGTACCCGAGGACCCCGTCGACCAGCACGATCGAGGTCACCGCGATGGACCGCGGGCTGTTCGGCAACGGCGCGTACTCCTCGCTGGCGGAACGGGTGCTCGAGCAGAGCGTCGCGGCCGACGTCGACGACCCCGAATCGGTGAGCATCCTGCGGTCGCCACCCACCGCGGACGTGACCGCGTACGCCGACGGCAGGGTGGCCCCTGGTTGGCTGTCGGTCATCCCGCCCCTGGTCTACGTCGCCGCGTTCTTCGGCCTCGTGCTCCTGCTCGCCGCCCGCATGGTGACCGTCGTCGTCGAGGAGAAGGAGAACCGGATCTCCGAGATGATCCTGACCACGGTGACCGCGGGTGACCTCATCCGGGGCAAGGTGATCGCGATGCTGCTCGTGGGGCTCGTGCAGATCGGCGTGTTCCTGGTGCCCGGTCTGCTCTCGCTCGTGGTGGTGGTCCCGCTCGTCGCCGGTCGGCTCGGGCACGTGGTGGTCGACCCGTGGCGGATGGTGGTCGGGGCGCTGCTGCTGATCGGCGGCGTGCTGCTGGCATCGGCGCTGTTCGTCGCCGTCGGCGCCGCCGTCCCCACGATCAAGGACGCCTCGACGCTGCAGTCGGCGGCGATCTTCGCGCTGATCATCCCGGTGTACGCCGCGTTCTTCGTGATGACGAGTCCGTCGACACCGGTCGCCGCGTTCTTCACGTACTTCCCGACGTTCACCCCGATCACGGCGATGGTCCGGAACGCGGTCGGCGCGCTGTCGCCGGTCGAGTCGGTCGTCTGCATCGTCGAGGTCTTCGCCGTGGCCCTCGTGCTGCTCTGGTTCGCGCAGTACCTGTTCCGACACTCGGTCGCGCAGTACGGGTCGAAGGTCACCGTGCGCCAGGTGCTGTCCTGGCGCAGGAAGCGCTCCTAGACCGGGGCGGGTGCCACCACGGCGTCGTCCGTCGTGGCGTCAGCCGTTCGCACGGCGTCCGCTGTCACGGGTCCGGCCGGCGCGGCGTCCGTGGGCAGCTGCAGCGACAGCGGGTGGTCCTGCACGACGTCGAGCGCCAGCGCGATCGCTCCGTGCACGACGACGTCCGCGCCGAGGGTGGATGCCACGATCTCGGGCAGGGGGTCGAGGCTCCACCCGTGCAGCAGCGTCCGCGCGTGCTCGATCACCGCCACCGCGGGCTCGGCGATCGCTCCCGCGACGACCACGCGGTCGATGTCGAGCAGGCTCGCGAGCACCACACACACCCGCGCCAGCCGGTCACCCAGGCGCTCGACGATGTCGAGCGCGACCGGGTCTGCATCGCGGGCGGCGGCGAAGACGGCCGCAGCATCGGTCTGGCCGGCGCGCACGGCGGCGGCGAGCGCCGTGCCGGGCGCGATCCGGCCCTCCCGTCCGGCGGCACGCACGAGTGCGGCGGCTTCGCGGCCGAGCCCGTCGGCGGAACCGACCCCCTCGACCATGCTGAGCACGCGCATCTCGCCGGCGCCGCCATGCGAGCCGCGCAGCAGGCGACCGTCGACGACCAGGCCGGTGCCGAAGCGCTCACCCGCCAGCAGCGCAGCGAACGAGGCGTCTCCCCGCAGGTCCCGTTCGGCGACCGCGGCGAGGTTGGCGTCGTTCTCGACCACCACGCGTCCGTGCCCGGTCACACCGTCGAAGCCGGGGTTCATCGCGGCCCAGTAGCCGCCGTCCCCGGGGAGCGAGGACCCGTCTGCCGCGACCGGGGCCGGAACGCCGATCGTCGTGACGAGGACGCGTTCGTGGGCGACGCCCGCCGATGACAGGGCCCGCGCGATGGTGTCCGACACGGTGGTGCGCCGCACGGTGAGGTCGAGGTCGGCCTGGCCGGGAGCACCCTCGGCACGGGCCAGGACGCGTCCGCGCAGGTCCGTGACGAACGCGGTCACACGGTGCTGTCCGGCGTCGACGCCGACGACCACGCCCGCGCGCTCGTCGAGCCCGTAGCGCTTGGCCGGACGACCGATCCGGTACTGCCCGACTGCCCGCGCGTCGCGGAGCTCGCGGATCCACCCGAGGCGGACGAGTTCGTCGCACGCGGCCAGGACCGTCGAGCGGGTGAGGCCGGTGGCGTGCATGGCGTCGGTCGCCGTGAATGCCCGCGCGGCGAAGGCGTGGTCGAGCACCGTCTCGGTGCTCGAACCACGAACGGTCAGACGACGCTCGGGCATGCCGCGAGGATATCGCTGCACGGGTTCCTTGCGCTATTAGATTTTCTCGCTACATTTAGTCGTGCGGGCGGCATCGGAGCCGGACGCGGGACCAGGACGGCAAGGACGCCGGGCCAGGTCGAACGGAGACGACGTGCACCATCACGCCACGACACCCAAGCCCTCCGGGTTCAGTCGACGCTCCTTCCTGCTCGGGGCCGGTGGCATCGCCAGCGGATTCGCGCTCGCCGGATGCGCCCCGATGTCCTCGTCCTCGGGCGGCACCGAGACGATCACCTTCTACGTGTCGAAGCCCGAGGTCATCGGCTACTTCGACGACGTCATCGCGAAGTTCCACGCGAGCCAGTCGAAGGTCCGGGTCATCCGCGACTCGACGTCGTCGCTGCCGGCGGACTTCGTCCGGAGCGCTCCCCCGGACCTCGGGTGCCTGAACTACAACTACGCGATGGTGTCGTTCGTCGAGCACGGCGCGTTGACCGACCTGTCCGACATGGACGAGGCCAAGGCGATCAACCCCGACCTCTGGCCCCTCATGGAGCAGACGGCGTCGTACCCGGGTGAGCGCAACGCGCTGCCGTACTCGGTCACCGCCGCCTCGGTCATCTACAACAAGCAGATCTTCGCCGACCAGGGCATCGAGGTCCCCACGACGTGGACCGAACTCACCGCGGTCTGCGAGAAGCTCCAGGCCGCGGACATCACGCCCTTCTACGGCACGTACAAGGACACGTGGACCATCGCCCAGGGCATGTTCGACTACTCGATCGGCGGCATGCTCGACGTCGAGAAGACCTTCTCGGCGCTCGAGAAGGAGGGCACGTCACTCACGCCGTCGTCCCCGGTGTCGTTCTCGAAGGACTTCGAACCACCGATGGGCCGCATGGAGCAGCTCGCGAAGTGGATGAACCCGAACGCGGCCAGCCGTGCCTACGGTGACGGCAACCTCGCCTTCGCGAAGGGCGAGTCGGCGATGTACCTGCAGGGCCCCTGGGCGCTCATCGAGATCGCGAAGACGACGAAGGACATGGACCTGGGCACCTTCCCGCTGCCCGTGACCGACGACCCGGACGACCTCAAGGTGCGCGTGAACGTCGACCTGGCGCTCTGGATCCCCAAGGCGTCGAAGAAGCAGGATGCAGCCCGCGAGTTCCTGCGGTTCCTGATGTCCCCGGAGATCTCCGACCGGTACAACGCCGACAACAACGGGTTCGGCACCCGCAAGGACTCCCCGCCGGTCGCCAACCCGACCCTCAAGGGCATGCAGCAGTACTACGACGACGCCGCCTTCTACCTCGGGGTGTCGCAGCTCGTCCCCGCCGAGATCCCCGTCGCCAACTACGCGCAGACCATCGCACTCGGTGGCGCCCCCGCTCCGCAGCTCCGCACACTCGATGCCGACTGGGCGCGCGTCGCGCGCCGGAAGGCCTGACCCGGTCCCCGACCGAGGAGACGATCACCATGGCCATCGCCACGACGTCATCCGGCGGGAACCGCCGGAACGAACCCCGCCCCGGCAGCCCGGACACCGCTCCGGACGGCCTCCCCACGGCGAGCGCACCAGCGACTCGCGCCCGTCGGCCCCACGGGCACCGCATCCAGCCGGTGTTCCTGGCCTTCCTGCTCCCCACGCTCGTCGTCTTCACGCTGGCGATCACCGTGCCGGCCGTGATGGGCATCGTCCTGAGCTTCACGGACTCCGTCGGGTTCGGTGAGTTCGGCTTCACCGGACTGACGAACTACCTGGCGATCTTCTCGGACCCGGCGATCCTGCACGCGTACCTGTTCACGATGGGCTTCTCGCTCGTCACGGTGCTGGTGGTGAACGCCATCGCGCTGCTGCTGGCGATCGCGCTGACGAGCCGCATCCGGGCGAAGGTCACCCTGCGCGCCGTGTTCGTGCTGCCCATGGTGATCTCGGGCATCGTCATCGCGTACGTGTTCTCGTTCCTGTTCTCGAACAGCGTGCCGGCACTGGCCACGTCGCTCGGGTTCGCCCCGCTCGAGACGAGCATCCTCGCCAACCCGGACCTGGCCTGGGTCGCGATCGTCATCGTCACGACGTGGCAGGCGATCCCCGGCACGCTCCTCATCTACATCGCGGGCGTGCTCGCGATCCCCGGTGAGGTCTACGAGGCGGCGGCGATCGACGGCGCGTCCTCGTGGCGGCAGCTGATCTCGATCACGATGCCGCTCACCGCCGGCTACATCGTGATCAACCTCATCCTCGGGTTCAAGAACTTCCTGAACGCGTACGACATCATCGTCGGCCTGACGGCCGGCGGACCGGGGACCTCGACGACGAGCGTCGCGATGTCGATCTTCAACGGCTTCAACAGCGGCGACTACTCCTACCAGATGGCGAACGCGACGATCTTCTTCGTCATCACCGTCGTCCTCGCGCTCGTCCAGCTGCGGCTCAGCCGCGGGAAGGCCCTCTTCTCATGACGCTCCAAGCCCCCCTGCAGCCCGGCACCACCCAGACCGGCAGCATGCGGTCCGTCGACGCGGACACCGCCCGTGGCCGCAGGTCGAAGAACGGCGGCTGGAACTGGCCGCTGACGATCATCCTGTCGATCTGCACGCTGACCGTGCTGGTCCCGCTCTACGTCACCGTGGTGATGGCGTTCAAGACGACGAGCCAGGCGCTCGACGGCAACGCGTTCTCGCTGCCGACGCCCTTCAGCGTCGACGGGTTCGTGCAGGCGTGGAAGCTCACCGACTTCCCGCGGGCGTTCGGCGTCTCGGTCCTGGTCGCCGCGATCTCGGTGACGGGCACGATCCTGCTCGCCTCGTTCGCCGCCTACGCGATCTCGCACAACTGGCAGCACCGGCTGTTCCGCTGGTCGTTCTTCTACCTGCTGGCGGCGATGTTCCTGCCGTTCCCGGTGCTCGCGCTGTCGCAGGTGAAGCTCACGGGCATGGTCGGTCTCGACAACCCGATCGGCGTCGCGATCCTGCACGTCATGTTCCAGCTGTCCTTCAGCGTGCTGCTCTTCACCGCGTTCCTGCGGTCGATCCCGGGCGAGCTCGAGGAGAGCGCGCGGATCGACGGTGCGAGCGTCGGGCAGGTGTTCTGGCGGCTGCTGTTCCCGCTGCTGGCGCCGATGAGCGCGACGGTCGGGATCTTCGCCTTCCTGGCGTCGTGGAACGACTACATGATGCCGGCGCTCATCACCGCCGACCCCGCGCTGCAGACCCTGCCGGTGCTCCAGCAGATCTTCCAGAGCCAGTTCAGCAACAACTACAACGTGTCGTTCGCCTCCTACCTCATGGCGATGGCCCCGTCGATCATCGTGTACGTGCTCACCCAGCGATGGGTGATGTCCGGTGTGACGCAGGGCGCCATCAAGTGACGAGCCGGACCGACGAGAGGACCCCCATGACGGACACCCTGACCTCCCCTGCCCCGACGGCGACCGACGAGACCTGGTGGCGCCAGGCGAGCGTCTACCAGATCTACCCGCGGTCGTTCGCGGACGCGAACGGCGACGGCATCGGCGACCTGCGCGGTGTGACCGACCGGGTGCCCTACCTGGCGTCCCTCGGGATCGAGGCCGTCTGGCTCAGCCCGTTCTACCCGTCTGCCCTCGCCGACGGTGGCTACGACGTGGACGACTACCGCGACGTCGACCCGAAGCTCGGCACGCTCGACGACTTCGACGCGATGGTCGCAGCCCTGCACGGCGCCGGCATCCGGGTGATCGTCGACGTCGTGCCGAACCACACGAGTGACCGGCACGCCTGGTTCCGTGAGGCCCTCGCGAGCCCCGCCGGCTCCCCCGCACGCGACCGCTACGTCTTCCGGGACGGCAGCGGCCCCGACGGCTCCGAGGCGCCCGCCGACTGGATCTCGATCTTCGGCGGTCCCGCCTGGACGGCGGCGGGCGACGGGCAGTGGTACCTGCACTCCTTCGCGAAGGAGCAGCCCGACCTGAACTGGGCGAACCGCGAGGTCCGCGACGACTTCCTGCACACCCTGCGCTTCTGGTCGGACCGCGGGGTCGACGGCTTCCGCATCGACGTCGCGCACGGGCTGTCGAAGGACCTGGGCGAGGTGCTGCCGACCTGGGCCGAGCTCTCGGCCATGCCGAAGGACGGCTCGCACCCGCTGTGGGACCGCGACGACGTGCACGAGATCTACGCCGAGTGGCGGACGGTGTTCAACGAGTACACCCCCGCACGCACCGCGGTCGCCGAGGCCTGGGTCGCCGCCGACCGCCGTGCCCGCTACGCCAGCGCCGACGGGCTCGGCCAGGCGTTCAACTTCGACCTGCTCGAGGCCGACTTCGACGCCGGCTCGTTCCGCAGCATCATCGAGTTCAACCTCGGCCTCGCCGAGCAGTCCGGCTCGTCGACGACGTGGGTGTTCTCGAACCACGACGTCGTCCGGCACGCCACCCGCTACGCGCTGCCGGCCCGGGGCGGTGCGCACGAGAAGCAGGGCGGCGCCTGGCTGCTCGCGGGCGGATCGCAGGACGCGCTCGACCAGGAGCTCGGGCTCCGGCGTGCCCGCGCGGCGACGCTCCTCGAGCTCGCGCTCCCCGGCTCGGCGTACCTGTACCAGGGTGAGGAGCTCGGGCTGCAGGAGGTCGGGGACATCCCGGACGCCGACCGACAGGACCCGGCGTTCTT
This genomic interval carries:
- a CDS encoding bifunctional aldolase/short-chain dehydrogenase, which gives rise to MNDLEAPVDPATQPTSADETVSALIARSNALGSDPRITNYAGGNTSAKGTDVDPVTGEPVELLWVKGSGGDLGTLTPSGLAVLRVDRVRALEQVYAGVEHEDDMVAAFDHCLFGRGGAAPSIDTAMHALVDAAHVDHLHPDAGIAIATAADGPELTSTIFGDAVVWVPWRRPGFQLGLDIAAVRRQHPDAIGTVLGGHGITAWGDTSDEAEANSRRIIDTAERYIAEHGKDQPFGPVRPGFDALPTDERRARAAALAPTIRGIAGHDKPVVGHVTDSDVVLDFLASEKAQALAELGTSCPDHFLRTKVKPLLLDLPTTATVDDQIARLHELHTTYREDYQAYYDRHATPESPAIRGADPLIVLVPGVGMFSYGKDAQTARVAGEFFVNAINVMRGAESLSTYAPIDEAEKFRIEYWALEEAKLQRMPAPKKLATRIALVTGAASGIGKAIATRLAAEGAAVVIADLDPQKAQDAAAEIGGPDQAIGVAADVTSADDIDRAIQQTLLHFGGLDLVVNNAGLSLSKSLLETTEQDWDLQHDVMAKGSFLVSKAAAKVLIEQSLGGDIVYISSKNSVFAGPNNIAYSATKADQAHQVRLLAAELGGHGIRVNGINPDGVVRGSGIFASGWGANRAKTYGIDEQDLGAFYAQRTILKREVVPENVANAVFAICTDDFSHTTGLHVPVDAGVAAAFLR
- a CDS encoding rhamnulokinase family protein; translation: MASSGSVAAVDLGATSGRVIVGHVDADGVRTDHVARFPNGPVAIHERGRQALHWDAVELYRQVLDGLRTAFRQHADIASIGIDSWAVDYGLLREGRLLGLPYHYRDERHEQGVAAVHARVDAAALYARNGLQHLPFNTLFQFAADPSLALADRALLVPDLLGYWLTGVEAAERTNASTTGLLHATTRGWDPTLRAAAGLPSGLLPALRDPGDQLGPVLPELLATSAPVTLVGSHDTASAVVAVPATEPDFAYVSSGTWSLVGVELDAPVLTDAARLANCTNEGGVDGRVRFLKNVSGLWLLSESVRTWEHGGDRVDLEALLAAAAAVTAPVPVFDVADDAFTPPGDMPARIAAWCDARGLRAPASPAEFVRSILESLAAAYAETLETIGTLTSKDIRQVHIVGGGSQNRLLCQLTADRTGLPVLAGPVEATALGNILVQVRAAGLAGLGGASLEALRQLVARTVEPVRYTPSTNRTTHRPTPRRRMSV
- a CDS encoding alpha-hydroxy acid oxidase — protein: MKRQLPTVRDLAPLMQFKKPDLNARRRRLESALTIWDLRDIAARRTPRAAFDYTEGAAEAEISLARARQAFEDIEFTPAILRDVSTVATNREVLGQQVAYPFGIAPTGFTRMMQTEGERAGARAAGRAGIPFSLSTMGTTAIEDVRDANPHGRNWFQLYMWKDREKSMALVSRAEAAGFDTLLVTVDVPVAGARLRDKRNGFSIPPQLGVKTIVNAIPRPWWWFDFLTTEPLAFASLDRWSGTVGELLDHMFDPTVTYEDLAWIRSQWKGKVVVKGVQSLADAKRLADLGVDGITLSNHGGRQLDRAPVPFHLLPSVVREVGKDTEVHLDTGIMSGADIVAAVALGAKFTMVGRAYLYGLMAGGEAGVDRMIQILSEQIERTMRLLGVASLDELEPRHVTQLARLAPIPRP
- a CDS encoding ATP-binding cassette domain-containing protein, with the protein product MAGASISVQDFVMRFGDRAVVDRLSFEVAPGETFGLLGSNGSGKTTTIRALLGITAPTAGTLTIDGRPYRPATGGIGYLPEERGLYRKESVIDVMTYFAALRGMPRSAATSWSMDYLARVGLGDKAKLRVDKLSGGQQQKVQLGITIMDRPRLLILDEPTKGLDPVNRRLLLDLVDERKADGATVVLVTHHMDEVERLCDRILLLKDGTAAAYGTIPDVQDRFGGAVAKVGLDGAVPRSPLYKLARHEGHVAYLVPSTTAEADGSDILASLVTAGVHVTGFEMRRIPLDEIFVQVYGHDAGADEAASTTTTGGAR
- a CDS encoding ABC transporter permease translates to MSRLGTVVRFEFVRAVKKPAFWIGTLALPLVIVVVSLLVGVGQSAGSDSVLSSSSATKTPFHYVDRSGLVSPSVAARWGGTPSTDESGDRADVVAGRLDALIVYPRTPSTSTIEVTAMDRGLFGNGAYSSLAERVLEQSVAADVDDPESVSILRSPPTADVTAYADGRVAPGWLSVIPPLVYVAAFFGLVLLLAARMVTVVVEEKENRISEMILTTVTAGDLIRGKVIAMLLVGLVQIGVFLVPGLLSLVVVVPLVAGRLGHVVVDPWRMVVGALLLIGGVLLASALFVAVGAAVPTIKDASTLQSAAIFALIIPVYAAFFVMTSPSTPVAAFFTYFPTFTPITAMVRNAVGALSPVESVVCIVEVFAVALVLLWFAQYLFRHSVAQYGSKVTVRQVLSWRRKRS
- a CDS encoding ROK family protein, whose translation is MPERRLTVRGSSTETVLDHAFAARAFTATDAMHATGLTRSTVLAACDELVRLGWIRELRDARAVGQYRIGRPAKRYGLDERAGVVVGVDAGQHRVTAFVTDLRGRVLARAEGAPGQADLDLTVRRTTVSDTIARALSSAGVAHERVLVTTIGVPAPVAADGSSLPGDGGYWAAMNPGFDGVTGHGRVVVENDANLAAVAERDLRGDASFAALLAGERFGTGLVVDGRLLRGSHGGAGEMRVLSMVEGVGSADGLGREAAALVRAAGREGRIAPGTALAAAVRAGQTDAAAVFAAARDADPVALDIVERLGDRLARVCVVLASLLDIDRVVVAGAIAEPAVAVIEHARTLLHGWSLDPLPEIVASTLGADVVVHGAIALALDVVQDHPLSLQLPTDAAPAGPVTADAVRTADATTDDAVVAPAPV
- a CDS encoding extracellular solute-binding protein; the encoded protein is MHHHATTPKPSGFSRRSFLLGAGGIASGFALAGCAPMSSSSGGTETITFYVSKPEVIGYFDDVIAKFHASQSKVRVIRDSTSSLPADFVRSAPPDLGCLNYNYAMVSFVEHGALTDLSDMDEAKAINPDLWPLMEQTASYPGERNALPYSVTAASVIYNKQIFADQGIEVPTTWTELTAVCEKLQAADITPFYGTYKDTWTIAQGMFDYSIGGMLDVEKTFSALEKEGTSLTPSSPVSFSKDFEPPMGRMEQLAKWMNPNAASRAYGDGNLAFAKGESAMYLQGPWALIEIAKTTKDMDLGTFPLPVTDDPDDLKVRVNVDLALWIPKASKKQDAAREFLRFLMSPEISDRYNADNNGFGTRKDSPPVANPTLKGMQQYYDDAAFYLGVSQLVPAEIPVANYAQTIALGGAPAPQLRTLDADWARVARRKA